One window from the genome of Nicotiana tomentosiformis chromosome 5, ASM39032v3, whole genome shotgun sequence encodes:
- the LOC104117141 gene encoding uncharacterized protein: MDEQEGVSRVTSVSEPTVGNTVDETLVENLRCEGQAYSEGDGGEIMVEVVGTDVFVDGVCGHGAELGHEGSGKGADPYRDSLSRDAEYSSGNTGNGVEGVLYVEGSSGDVFVTSSAEIVPSVTACTVVQQVSFSDAEGNVVRSTESVGLTSPDVAGDVSKTVDNEAVSETADRVLEQVNIRVNEEGNVVGSSVSVKGSADLTLQRVGLSGDGVWNPGIEPLAGSSSFVPQDSSNIKASNLRLDSSEKNETSVTEIVGQASDKDVANHARDQISDHPAERVVSGDGELVEKMHSEVETMESEIPDQEKDDLSNKDENSHTDVETMETDVHDQEKDNLSNKDENSHTDIEPMETDVYDQDGGFPNKDNNSNSVDDTVSLRPNSPIPEDKGGDIKVVSGDSRILVDHTPVVHDHSLGINGNTAPSYPGKQEHSLKENLAAENGAIGSSYEKANHAEVRVFKVDAMHEDISDLALCTQPEASHLEAQTGNLKEVFMDGSEVSILKIRVSSDKDGILSGSDEFPDIQPKVADGVSEISSDDLPLSSEQASAHDTGNFEEMEVEGVHHETTGTMTFPMNDESLNVVTVDARLDNDAGIGHLETSHEPACRTDGDSVEMDRDGDAQLGTATTSLSCTVDKNILTAETTVSLETMASPGEKNTMDETNRVTHFLPEGLDGDMSLQRVENESLLPFDDYAGKEDDPKMSAVSSNDDVMTETSLLQDTDKTSDSDVVNGKSPLLLEDNDLKVEAEQKVETKDTALREDPTQAHDLAHDTKGVITGKHSDITKEFESTANQEGVVEHDHMLALEMDHEAGNAATADKMSIEENNFNVEGAIKSQAVTNSGADVPPPVGDQIVETCISHTSNAETYLANEYQDSSNANEGLVSRAHAVEMKVADEQEKDEVEKLHADTVQESSEQDKGTEEVASESSHTVMLNEKPVSLLKMQPGYLIPPQTDDDEYSISDLVWGKVRSHPWWPGQIFDPSDASEKAIKYHKKDSFLVAYFGDRTFAWNDASVLRPFCSHFSQIEKQSNSETFQNAISCALEEVSRRVELGLACSCTPEDSYDEISCQIVENTGIREESSKRYGVDKSTGVTSFGPDKLMHYMKALALSPTCRADRLDLTIARAQLGAFCRFKGYRLPPKFLLSGELLENDAEVPQGDSATDEKGHASEDNEQHPTSKVSAHKRKHGSKDISQTKKKERSMSELMVDVECEYSLDCEDDQDGKTFTSSKKRKAVDSLTDGSDKRPSVYAAKVSTTASVSPKPSFRIGECIQRAASQLTRSASLLKCNSDQTGADVQLQDSPKGKVVIPTELPSPNDLLSQLQLVAWAPLKGYNFLKTITSFFSGFRNSVALSQHSRRQNSSAGRPSGGRKRKASQTAAGLAEEFEFDDVNDSYWTDRIVQNYGEEQLLQNGQSGEGDRQLTVHDPEKPNKPGRRPYSRKRKSSADDDTTPGVPPENIEKRKHEPAELILNFAEGGPLPSEMNLNKMFRRFGPLKELETEVYQESSRARVVFKRGSDAEVAHSSAGKFNIFGSRQVTYELSYTPVISFKPMLITLTPDLEGAI, translated from the coding sequence ATGGATGAGCAAGAAGGGGTAAGTAGAGTCACTAGTGTTTCAGAGCCCACTGTGGGTAATACTGTTGATGAAACCCTAGTAGAGAATTTGCGATGTGAGGGGCAGGCTTATAGTGAGGGGGATGGTGGGGAGATAATGGTGGAGGTTGTAGGCACTGATGTGTTTGTTGATGGGGTTTGTGGTCATGGTGCTGAATTGGGGCATGAGGGATCGGGAAAAGGAGCCGACCCTTATAGGGATTCTCTGTCAAGGGATGCTGAGTACTCATCTGGGAATACTGGAAATGGTGTTGAAGGTGTACTTTATGTTGAAGGGTCATCTGGGGATGTTTTTGTGACATCTAGCGCTGAAATTGTTCCGAGTGTAACAGCTTGTACAGTTGTACAGCAAGTCAGCTTCAGTGATGCTGAGGGTAATGTTGTCAGGAGCACTGAATCTGTTGGTTTGACTTCACCTGATGTTGCGGGGGATGTTTCCAAGACAGTGGACAATGAGGCTGTGAGTGAAACAGCTGATAGAGTTTTGGAGCAAGTCAACATCAGAGTTAATGAGGAGGGGAATGTTGTGGGAAGCTCTGTATCTGTTAAAGGGAGTGCTGATTTGACACTGCAAAGAGTGGGTCTTTCTGGTGATGGGGTGTGGAATCCTGGAATTGAACCTCTGGCTGGATCTTCTTCATTTGTGCCACAAGACAGTTCTAATATTAAGGCTAGCAATCTGAGATTGGATTCTTCTGAAAAAAATGAAACTTCAGTCACAGAGATAGTTGGCCAGGCTAGTGACAAAGATGTTGCCAATCATGCAAGGGATCAGATATCAGATCATCCAGCTGAAAGAGTTGTGTCAGGGGATGGTGAGTTGGTAGAAAAAATGCATTCAGAGGTTGAAACCATGGAATCCGAAATCCCTGATCAAGAGAAAGATGACTTGAGCAACAAGGATGAGAATTCACATACTGATGTTGAAACAATGGAAACCGATGTCCATGATCAAGAGAAAGATAACTTGAGCAACAAGGATGAGAATTCACATACTGATATTGAACCCATGGAAACTGATGTGTATGATCAAGATGGTGGGTTCCCTAACAAGGATAATAATAGCAATTCTGTTGATGACACAGTTTCTTTGAGACCAAACAGTCCAATCCCTGAAGATAAGGGAGGGGATATCAAGGTAGTTAGTGGCGATTCAAGAATATTAGTTGACCACACCCCAGTTGTACATGATCACTCCTTAGGCATCAATGGTAACACTGCGCCATCGTACCCTGGGAAGCAAGAACATAGCTTGAAGGAAAATTTGGCAGCAGAGAATGGGGCTATTGGTTCTTCTTATGAAAAAGCAAACCATGCCGAGGTTCGGGTATTTAAGGTTGATGCCATGCATGAAGATATAAGCGATCTTGCTTTATGTACACAACCAGAAGCTTCTCATTTGGAAGCCCAAACTGGCAATCTTAAAGAGGTGTTTATGGATGGTAGTGAGGTCTCAATTTTAAAGATACGAGTATCCAGTGATAAAGATGGGATCTTAAGTGGTTCAGACGAGTTTCCAGATATACAGCCTAAGGTTGCGGATGGAGTTAGTGAAATTTCTAGTGATGATCTCCCACTGTCTTCTGAACAGGCGAGTGCTCATGATACAGGAAACTTTGAGGAGATGGAAGTCGAGGGGGTTCATCACGAGACAACTGGCACTATGACCTTTCCCATGAATGATGAGAGTCTGAATGTAGTGACGGTTGATGCCAGGTTGGATAATGACGCGGGAATTGGACACTTGGAAACCTCTCATGAACCAGCTTGCAGAACTGATGGAGATAGTGTTGAAATGGACAGGGATGGGGATGCCCAGCTTGGAACTGCCACAACAAGCTTAAGTTGCACTGTGGATAAAAATATTTTAACAGCTGAAACAACAGTGTCTCTTGAGACTATGGCTAGCCCAGGAGAGAAGAACACGATGGATGAAACAAACAGAGTAACCCACTTCCTGCCGGAAGGCTTGGACGGGGACATGTCGCTGCAGCGTGTTGAGAACGAGAGCTTATTGCCTTTTGATGACTATGCAGGAAAAGAAGACGATCCCAAGATGAGTGCAGTGTCATCTAACGATGATGTTATGACTGAAACTTCATTACTTCAGGATACTGACAAAACTTCAGATTCTGATGTTGTTAATGGGAAGTCGCCTCTTTTACTGGAAGATAATGACTTAAAGGTCGAGGCTGAACAGAAAGTGGAGACTAAGGACACTGCTCTTAGAGAGGATCCTACTCAAGCTCATGATTTGGCTCACGATACAAAAGGTGTTATTACAGGAAAGCATTCGGATATTACCAAAGAATTTGAATCCACTGCGAATCAAGAGGGTGTAGTGGAGCATGATCATATGCTTGCTCTTGAGATGGATCATGAGGCTGGGAATGCAGCAACTGCTGATAAAATGTCAATTGAAGAAAACAACTTTAATGTAGAGGGTGCTATAAAATCTCAAGCTGTAACAAATTCTGGTGCTGATGTCCCTCCTCCAGTTGGAGATCAAATTGTAGAAACTTGTATTTCTCATACTAGCAATGCCGAGACGTATCTAGCCAATGAGTACCAGGATTCCTCGAACGCAAATGAGGGTCTTGTTTCCCGTGCGCATGCTGTAGAAATGAAGGTTGCCGATGAACAAGAGAAAGATGAAGTTGAAAAGCTTCATGCTGATACTGTGCAGGAATCTTCAGAGCAAGACAAAGGAACTGAAGAAGTTGCTTCCGAGTCTAGCCACACTGTGATGTTGAATGAGAAGCCTGTGAGTTTGTTGAAAATGCAACCTGGTTATCTCATTCCACCACAAACTGATGACGATGAGTACTCTATATCTGATTTAGTCTGGGGAAAAGTCAGAAGCCATCCATGGTGGCCTGGACAGATATTTGATCCTTCCGATGCTTCAGAAAAGGCCATCAAGTACCACAAGAAAGACAGCTTTTTGGTTGCGTATTTTGGAGATCGTACTTTTGCATGGAATGATGCATCTGTGTTGAGGCCATTCTGTTCTCATTTCTCCCAAATTGAGAAGCAAAGTAATTCAGAAACATTTCAAAATGCTATAAGCTGTGCTTTGGAAGAGGTTTCTAGACGGGTTGAGCTTGGTCTTGCTTGCTCATGCACACCTGAAGATTCCTATGATGAGATTTCATGTCAGATTGTGGAGAATACTGGGATTCGTGAAGAATCAAGCAAAAGATATGGAGTGGACAAATCAACTGGAGTCACTTCCTTTGGACCTGATAAGCTCATGCACTATATGAAAGCGTTAGCCCTATCACCAACTTGTCGGGCTGATAGGTTGGATCTCACTATTGCTCGAGCTCAGCTAGGGGCCTTTTGTCGCTTCAAAGGATATCGTCTGCCACCCAAATTCTTGTTAAGTGGAGAATTGCTGGAAAACGATGCTGAAGTTCCACAGGGGGACAGTGCAACTGACGAAAAGGGCCATGCTTCAGAAGACAACGAGCAACATCCCACCAGTAAAGTCTCTGCTCACAAACGTAAGCATGGTTCAAAAGATATTTCACAGACGAAAAAGAAAGAGCGAAGCATGTCAGAGCTGATGGTTGATGTGGAATGTGAGTATTCTCTAGATTGTGAAGATGATCAAGATGGAAAAACATTCACTTCTAGCAAAAAGAGGAAGGCTGTTGATTCTCTTACTGATGGATCGGACAAGAGACCAAGTGTTTATGCAGCTAAAGTGTCAACCACAGCATCTGTATCCCCTAAGCCGTCCTTCCGTATTGGTGAATGCATTCAAAGAGCGGCAAGCCAATTAACTCGTTCAGCCTCACTTCTGAAGTGCAACAGTGATCAAACTGGGGCTGATGTTCAATTGCAGGACTCGCCAAAGGGAAAGGTTGTGATTCCGACTGAATTGCCTTCCCCAAATGATTTGCTCTCACAACTTCAGTTGGTGGCATGGGCTCCACTGAAAGGCTACAACTTCTTAAAAACCATCACTTCTTTCTTTTCGGGATTTAGAAATTCAGTTGCTTTGAGCCAGCATTCTCGGAGGCAGAATTCATCAGCCGGAAGACCTAGCGGTGGTCGAAAGAGGAAAGCTTCACAAACTGCAGCTGGGCTTGCTGAAGAATTTGAATTCGATGATGTAAATGATTCTTATTGGACAGACAGGATTGTACAAAACTATGGTGAGGAGCAGCTACTGCAGAATGGTCAGAGTGGGGAAGGAGACCGTCAGCTTACGGTTCATGATCCAGAGAAACCCAATAAACCAGGTCGTAGACCATACTCTAGAAAACGAAAATCCAGTGCGGATGATGATACGACACCAGGTGTTCCTCCGGAGAATATTGAGAAGAGGAAGCATGAGCCAGCAGAACTCATATTAAACTTTGCAGAAGGTGGTCCTCTTCCATCTGAAATGAACCTTAATAAAATGTTTAGGCGGTTTGGTCCACTGAAGGAGTTAGAAACTGAAGTTTATCAGGAGTCTTCTCGTGCTAGGGTGGTCTTTAAAAGGGGTTCTGATGCAGAGGTTGCTCATAGTAGTGCCGGAAAGTTCAACATCTTTGGGTCACGGCAAGTGACTTATGAGCTCAGCTACACCCCAGTTATCTCATTTAAGCCGATGCTCATTACACTTACACCAGATCTGGAGGGAGCTATTTGA